CGGTGCGAGCGGCCGGCGCTACCCCTTTCATCGTGCCGGCCATGGGTAGCCACGGCGGCGCTATTGCGGAGGGGCAGGCTGCTGTGCTGCGGGACTACGGCATCACCGAAGAGTCCACGGGAGCAGAAGTCCGCGCCACGATGGACGTGGCAAACCTGGGCACAACGGCAAACGGCGCCACGGTCTACTTTGATCGCAACGCCTATAGCGCCGACGCAGTGATTGTCGTTGCTCGCGTGAAGCCCCACACCAGTTTCCGCGGCCCGGTGGAGAGCGGCCTCTGCAAGATGATAACGGTGGGCCTGGGCAAGCAGAAGGGCGCGGAGCAGATGCACGCCCACGGCTTGGCGGAGACCATTCCGCAGGCCGCCGCCCATGCAATTGAGAAGTCGAATATCGTCCTCGGCCTCGGCGTCGTCGAAAACGGCTACGACCAACCACACACGATCAGGGCTGCCCTGGCGGAAGACATCTACGAGACCGATAGAGAACTGCAGACCCTTTCAAAGACCCTCTTGCCGCGCGTGCCGTTCGATGAGCTTGATCTCCTCATAGTGGACGTGATGGGCAAGAACATCTCGGGAGCGGGCATGGATCCAAACGTCATTGGGCTTAACCGCGGCATGACTATGGACCGTCACCCCAACTACAAGCGTGTGCTGGTGCGCGACCTGACGCCGGAATCGCACGGCAATGCGGTGGGCATCGGCCACGCCGACTTCGTGACGAAACGTCTGGCCGACAAGATCAACTACTACGATCTTTACATGAACGCCCTCACCGCCAACAACCCGGCCGTGGCCAAGATTCCCATTACTCTGGAGACAGACAAGGTCGCTATAGAGACGGCCTTCAAGTCGGCCTGCACCGACGTGGCGGAGCCCCGCGTCGCCCGCATCTACAGCACGCTCCATTTAGAGTATCTCCTCTTCTCCGAGGCGCTCATTCCCAT
This DNA window, taken from Chloroflexota bacterium, encodes the following:
- a CDS encoding DUF362 domain-containing protein; the encoded protein is MANLPSMVHVRQRFSTDQIEDLTGTIRAELSRVGLDRVVVPGMEVAITAGSRGITRIPEIIRTVAEAVRAAGATPFIVPAMGSHGGAIAEGQAAVLRDYGITEESTGAEVRATMDVANLGTTANGATVYFDRNAYSADAVIVVARVKPHTSFRGPVESGLCKMITVGLGKQKGAEQMHAHGLAETIPQAAAHAIEKSNIVLGLGVVENGYDQPHTIRAALAEDIYETDRELQTLSKTLLPRVPFDELDLLIVDVMGKNISGAGMDPNVIGLNRGMTMDRHPNYKRVLVRDLTPESHGNAVGIGHADFVTKRLADKINYYDLYMNALTANNPAVAKIPITLETDKVAIETAFKSACTDVAEPRVARIYSTLHLEYLLFSEALIPMAQENPDLEILDKPYEWQFDAAGNLVEAGLLHQPQSA